From the genome of Hydrogenophilus thermoluteolus, one region includes:
- a CDS encoding SLBB domain-containing protein — MINTTTVPSDATFAQPNFEQTPASSAQSNVPSEAEPSGMQSREQSQPVITPQRPQYGPTLFQQFVQENTGQLLPIYGSQFFSTPQLYAPVLNTQPPDNYILGPGDEIQLDLTGAANLQYTFRIDPDGRVTIPTVGPITLAGVRAADLERVLRQHMAKVYTNFQLAAKIARLRAIQVYLVGHAAAPGTYTLSNLSTVINALFASGGPAPTGTMRAIEVRRQGKRIGRIDLYDFITRGDTSKDITLQPGDVITIPPVGPQVALTGAVDSAAIYELPHTGGTLGEVIELAGGLPALASPQKAIIERIDAKDPQAPRRVIVVALDANGLKTPLKDGDIIRLFALQPAFGETVTLQGHVASPLRYAWFPGMRILDLIPDAQALIKPDYYRQLNQRVMTLKPAGDPLNQIRVEHLSINWDYAVIERLDRQTLRKRLIPFNLGKAVLQRDPAHNLPLEPGDVVTVFDHKDMTLPLRRRSRFVLVEGEVAAPGLYEVAPDETLPQLLARIGGVTPQAYLYGLAITRESVRQQQQANLDKLITQLERSLFDQSGETLSNVAGLTSEQVKILRDQQRNTAKRQLDLLRQQKSSGRFALHLKPEIDLPLDALPSITLEDGDRIVVPPRPSFVAVFGAVRNENALVWREGITVGDALRLAGVSDDAETAEIFVLRADGTVVANRDRSSWFAGIQGELLMPGDTVVVPFKADRETKWSFFMRNLKDITQIFSNLGLGLAALNSL; from the coding sequence ATGATCAACACCACTACCGTGCCAAGTGATGCCACCTTCGCTCAACCCAATTTTGAACAAACGCCCGCCTCTTCTGCGCAATCCAATGTGCCATCTGAAGCGGAGCCCTCTGGAATGCAATCTAGGGAGCAGTCCCAACCCGTGATTACACCTCAGCGCCCGCAATATGGCCCAACCTTATTCCAGCAATTCGTCCAAGAAAATACCGGTCAGCTCTTACCCATTTATGGCAGCCAATTCTTTTCTACCCCACAACTCTACGCTCCTGTCTTGAACACGCAACCCCCAGACAATTACATTCTGGGTCCCGGCGATGAAATCCAACTCGACCTCACCGGTGCCGCAAACCTCCAGTACACCTTCCGCATCGACCCAGATGGACGCGTCACCATTCCCACCGTTGGTCCCATCACCTTGGCTGGCGTGCGTGCCGCAGATCTAGAGCGCGTGCTTCGTCAACACATGGCCAAGGTCTACACCAACTTCCAGCTCGCAGCCAAAATTGCGCGCTTGCGTGCCATCCAAGTTTATTTGGTCGGCCATGCAGCAGCACCTGGCACCTATACCCTTTCCAACCTCTCTACCGTAATCAATGCCCTTTTCGCAAGTGGCGGCCCTGCGCCAACTGGCACCATGCGCGCCATCGAAGTGCGTCGCCAAGGAAAACGAATCGGACGCATTGACCTCTATGATTTCATCACCCGTGGGGATACAAGCAAAGACATCACATTGCAGCCTGGGGACGTCATTACTATCCCACCCGTCGGGCCACAAGTGGCACTCACAGGCGCAGTCGACAGTGCAGCCATTTACGAATTGCCGCACACCGGCGGCACCTTGGGTGAGGTTATCGAGCTGGCTGGTGGCTTGCCCGCGCTCGCCTCGCCACAAAAAGCGATCATTGAACGGATCGACGCCAAAGACCCGCAAGCTCCTCGACGTGTGATCGTAGTGGCGCTCGATGCGAACGGCCTAAAAACTCCGCTGAAAGATGGCGATATCATTCGCCTATTTGCGCTTCAACCTGCATTCGGGGAAACAGTAACGCTGCAAGGTCACGTGGCCAGTCCGCTCCGTTATGCTTGGTTCCCCGGAATGCGCATCCTTGATCTCATCCCGGACGCGCAAGCACTCATCAAGCCGGACTACTACCGCCAACTCAACCAACGGGTCATGACGTTGAAGCCAGCTGGTGACCCGCTTAATCAAATACGCGTCGAACACCTCTCCATCAACTGGGACTACGCCGTCATCGAACGCTTGGACCGCCAAACCCTCAGGAAGCGTCTCATCCCCTTCAATTTGGGAAAAGCGGTGTTGCAACGGGACCCCGCGCACAACCTCCCTCTGGAGCCGGGTGACGTCGTGACCGTGTTCGATCACAAAGACATGACGCTGCCCTTGCGTCGCCGTTCTCGTTTCGTTCTGGTTGAAGGCGAAGTAGCAGCACCGGGCCTCTACGAAGTGGCGCCAGACGAAACCCTGCCACAACTCCTTGCCCGCATCGGGGGCGTTACCCCGCAAGCCTACCTGTACGGGTTAGCAATTACCCGCGAATCCGTTCGCCAACAACAACAGGCAAACCTCGACAAACTGATCACGCAACTGGAACGCTCACTGTTCGACCAATCTGGAGAGACTTTGAGCAATGTCGCGGGTCTCACCAGTGAACAGGTGAAAATTCTGCGCGACCAGCAACGCAACACTGCAAAACGGCAATTGGACCTGCTCCGCCAACAGAAGAGCTCGGGACGCTTTGCGCTGCACCTGAAGCCAGAAATTGATCTACCGCTGGATGCGCTTCCCAGCATCACTTTGGAGGATGGAGACCGCATCGTTGTGCCACCGCGCCCCTCTTTCGTCGCGGTATTTGGCGCCGTGCGTAATGAAAACGCGCTGGTTTGGCGTGAAGGAATTACCGTCGGCGATGCCTTGCGGCTTGCTGGCGTGAGTGACGACGCGGAAACGGCAGAAATTTTCGTCCTGCGCGCGGACGGCACGGTTGTTGCCAATCGCGACCGCTCCTCTTGGTTTGCAGGAATTCAGGGTGAGCTGCTCATGCCCGGCGATACCGTCGTGGTTCCCTTCAAAGCAGACCGCGAAACCAAATGGAGCTTCTTCATGCGTAACCTGAAAGACATCACCCAAATCTTCTCCAACCTGGGTCTTGGTCTGGCTGCGCTCAATTCGCTGTAA